AAGCTAATAACTAGGGGGAAAATTTTTGCCAATTTACTTTTGGAATCTAGATAAGAAAGAATTACACCTAGCAATATAGAAAGACTAATAAATGTATCGAAATAGATATTAATATTAGTCCCTAACCCTCCAGAAAAATATATGCCTGTACTAATAGATATAACTAAATATAGAGCAGTAATTCTTAGTTTTAAATGTCTGGCAGCATAAGTTATACCGATAATTGCTAGAATAAACGGAATAAATAACTTGGTTAATAGCAAATCTACACTATTTACAATCTGTGGAATACTATATACACGGCTACCAGTAAGCATTACTTCATGAATAAAATTGCTACCAGATATATTGATACTAATTAAAATAAAACCGCTTGTAATCAAGCCTAAGTAAATCAGCCATTTGAAAAAATCTGGACGTGAAATCAAAAAAAGTTCGATAGTTATAGCCAATGGTAAGGCAATTAAATTGTGTTTTATAAAAATACCCACTGCCATTAGTGCTGCCACTATCAATAAATGATATTTTATTTTAATAGGTCGTAAATAAATTAATAACGCTAATATAATTGGTAAATGCCCTAATAGTTGAGGGTCATTCATGCCTATATAAACTTGAGCCATTGTCGTGAATAAACTTAGGCAAAATATTCCCGATAAAACGGCATAATGAAGGTTTTTAATTAAAATATTAACTATAAAAACTACCATTGTTATTATTAATAACAAAGATAATAACGATAAATATCTTCCTGCCAAAATAGGATTATGGATTAATTTACTAAAACCGCTGACAATATAGAAAGAAAATGGAGGATAGTTAACTGGAGTCCATTGTTGTTGCAAGTTATAAAGTAATTCTCCTGAATTTACTCTAGTCAGATGGTATGCATTCCAAGCCTCATTATAATTTATAAAAATTCCTGAGAAACTTATGCGGTAAATAGGGTAAAAAATCAATAACAATGTTATTATTGATAGTAATCCAATACTTAACCAATAGTTAATTTGTGAAGCTAGAATTTTCTTTAAATATAAATTCATATTCAAATAAAATTATTATAAATTTTTCAGAGAACTAGTTTTTGTGTGAACGTCAATAACATACCATTATATCTTTATCAAGATTATATGCAACATAAATGTTTTCACATTGTAGTTATTCACTCCCCCCTCTAAAATTATCGAAACCCTTGACCTCTCGTTAAGGATAGGGGGGGAGTGTGAGAGTGTGAACAGTTATTTCACATTTTGATCTGGAATGACTTTATCTTTCACAAACCATGACTATTTTTATACTCAAGACGGTTGGGACATGGACTTTTGCCAAATGACAAAGAACCCAAGTCATCTCATTCCCAGTCTCTGGCTGGGAATAAATTCTAGAAGGCTCTGCCTTCAATAATATTAGAGGCAGAGCCTCATCAACTACATTCCTAGTCAGAGACTAGGAACGAGATGTGGTAGGGATTTGAGCTTAAGTTGACACCAATGAGCAGTCCCATTGGTGTCAACTTAACGTAAAACATCTATCCCGCAAAAAACTCAATTCATCTTCCAGTCTCTGACTGGAAATGCATTCTAGAAGGCTCTGCCTTCAATAATATTAGAGGCAGAGCCTCATCAACTGTATTCCTAGTCAGAGACTAGGAACAAGATGTGGTAGGGATTTGAGATTAAGTTGACACCATTAAGCTTTTGCTTTACCCCTTGTATCGTAATAAGGAGAGGGAAAAAGAATAATATTTAATATTAAAATTTATCCATTGTTTCTATATGCCAAAAGTATTGTACTCTATGAAGAGTTAACCTTTATAGGCGATTTAGAAAGTTAAAATTTACTACTGATTTTATGACCATCAACTCATCTAATTCTTTATTAGCAGTTCCTATTGGTACATTGATGATTGCTGAATTTACACCCAAAGAAACAGCCGAAAACAATGCCATTTTCCTATCTTTAG
The DNA window shown above is from Anabaena sp. WA102 and carries:
- a CDS encoding glycosyltransferase family 39 protein, whose protein sequence is MNLYLKKILASQINYWLSIGLLSIITLLLIFYPIYRISFSGIFINYNEAWNAYHLTRVNSGELLYNLQQQWTPVNYPPFSFYIVSGFSKLIHNPILAGRYLSLLSLLLIITMVVFIVNILIKNLHYAVLSGIFCLSLFTTMAQVYIGMNDPQLLGHLPIILALLIYLRPIKIKYHLLIVAALMAVGIFIKHNLIALPLAITIELFLISRPDFFKWLIYLGLITSGFILISINISGSNFIHEVMLTGSRVYSIPQIVNSVDLLLTKLFIPFILAIIGITYAARHLKLRITALYLVISISTGIYFSGGLGTNINIYFDTFISLSILLGVILSYLDSKSKLAKIFPLVISLSILISTRIMIIDSIHQIIHLPDLAKEEQMNRVDASFLAQQDGSVLCIHNSIFICYLSGKSFEYDSFNGGQMIATGKNNKNSFLEKINTGYFRTILLDNDYLNLGLNENNLNIEKSPIQKIHIMFVKYITDGLEKKFGKHSSVQFKSLDLLRINILQAINEHYTISYKSINGTFYTYKK